The following are encoded in a window of Rosa chinensis cultivar Old Blush chromosome 4, RchiOBHm-V2, whole genome shotgun sequence genomic DNA:
- the LOC112199020 gene encoding receptor kinase-like protein Xa21 translates to MGLQGTISPHVGNLSFLVSLDPRNNSFIELLPHEISLLPRLRILVLQDNKLEGNIPPTIHQCQQLENISLAANRLNGLIPKELGLLPRLQQLYLGKNSIMSGEIPSSLGNISTLKRLSLDQCGLTGSFPSALINLSSLVAISLYDNNISGFLPIDICDNHWSNVQILSVSYNKFSGLIPSRIHRCAQLVTLSLSYNSLVRGEIPSGGLFANLTAKSFLANKGCCGRPDFGVPPCSSHNTQKSKTPLNRLTYILPVIASTIILPAVIYMLAKNQKRNAEIPSSDTNLMAEEHGFISYNDLCRATNDFCESNSLGVGGFGSVYKGILFDGTTVAIKVLNLQREGTYKSFDTECKPREVVILHNYYLNLLQSVNILVDISSALEYLHHGQLEVVVHCDLKPSNILLDDDMVGHVADFDIAKYLAENQDNTQTKTLGTIGYVAPEYGLEGKVSARGDVYSFGIMMLEIF, encoded by the exons ATGGGACTCCAAGGCACCATTTCCCCCCATGTTGGCAACCTCTCCTTCTTAGTCTCACTTGATCCGCGAAATAACAGCTTCATTGAGTTGCTGCCACATGAAATCAGTCTTCTACCTCGCTTGAGGATACTGGTACTTCAAGATAACAAGCTGGAAGGAAATATCCCTCCAACTATACATCAATGCCAACAGCTTGAAAACATATCCCTTGCAGCAAACAGGCTGAACGGTCTTATACCTAAAGAGTTGGGTCTCTTGCCCAGACTCCAGCAATTATACCTTGGGAAAAACAGTATCATGTCTGGTGAGATTCCATCATCTTTGGGAAACATTTCAACACTAAAAAGATTGAGTTTGGACCAATGTGGCCTCACAGGTTCCTTCCCCTCTGCGCTGATAAATCTATCTTCTCTAGTTGCTATTTCTCTATATGACAACAACATTTCAGGATTTCTTCCCATTGATATTTGTGATAACCATTGGTCAAATGTTCAAATCCTTTCTGTTTCTTATAACAAATTCAGTGGTCTAATCCCATCACGGATACATCGATGTGCGCAGCTTGTGACTTTATCTTTGTCATACAATAGTCTTGTTAGGG GAGAGATTCCTTCTGGGGGGCTTTTTGCCAACCTCACTGCCAAGTCATTTTTAGCCAACAAAGGCTGTTGTGGTAGACCAGATTTTGGAGTCCCACCATGTTCAAGCCATAACACTCAGAAATCAAAGACACCACTGAACAGGCTCACGTATATTCTTCCGGTCATTGCATCAACCATAATCCTCCCAGCTGTCATTTACATGTTGGCGAAGAATCAAAAAAGAAATGCAGAGATTCCAAGTTCAGATACAAATTTAATGGCTGAAGAGCATGGATTTATATCATACAATGATCTCTGTCGTGCTACGAATGACTTCTGTGAAAGCAACTCACTTGGAGTTGGAGGTTTTGGTTCAGTGTACAAAGGGATACTATTTGATGGCACAACTGTTGCTATTAAAGTTCTAAATTTGCAAAGAGAGGGGACCTATAAAAGTTTTGATACAGAATGCAAG CCTAGAGAAGTGGTTATACTGCACAACTACTATCTAAATCTTCTACAAAGTGTTAACATTTTGGTTGATATTTCATCTGCTTTGGAGTATCTCCATCACGGTCAACTAGAAGTTGTTGTGCACTGTGATTTAAAGCCTAGCAACATTCTTCTCGATGATGACATGGTTGGACATGTTGCAGATTTCGATATTGCAAAATATTTAGCAGAAAACCAGGACAACACACAAACCAAAACTCTGGGTACAATTGGGTATGTTGCACCAG AGTACGGTTTGGAAGGAAAAGTGTCTGCCAGAGGtgatgtttatagctttggAATCATGATGTTGGAGATTTTTTGA